In Streptomyces venezuelae, the sequence GCCGCCTTCAGGTCGACGAGCGGTATCTGGTTCATACGACTGTGCTCCCCATCCGTGTCTCCGGCCAACGGCCGGCCGTCTCCTCGCCATCGGCCCGCAGCTCGTCGAGCGCCGGGCCCCCCGCCGCGCGCAGCCGGCGGGCGGGGCTCCCGGCCCACACCTCACCGGGCGGCACGTCGGCCAGGACCGTGCTTCCCATACCGGTCAGCGACCAGGCGCCGACCGACGTGCCCTCGCGCACCAGCGCTCCCGCGCCCACGTACGCGCCGCGCCCCAGCCGCACCCCGCCGCCGAGGCGGACGCCCGAGGCCAGCGTGGCGAAGTCCCCGACCCGGTCGTCGTGAGTGAGGACCACGTGCGGCATCACCGCCACGTGGGACCCGAGCCGGACCGCGGCCGTCAGCACGCAGTGCGCGAGCAGGACCGAGCCCGCGCCGAGCAGCGAGGACCCCGAGACCACCGCCGTGGGGTGGACCACCGTGGCGTAGCGGCTCCCGGGCAGCCCCAGGCGCCGCACCAGCCGGGCCCGTACGGCGTAGTCGCGCGGGCTGCCCACGCAGACCACCACCCGGGCCGCCGGCAGCTCGTGCACGAGGTGGCTGCCGCCCAGTACCGGGACCCCGTCGACCTCCCGGCCGTGCAGGCCCGGATCGTCGTCGAGGTGCCCGAGCAGCCGCCACCGCGGCGCGCGGCCGTACGCGGCCGCCGCGGCGGCCGCGTCCCGTACCGCCTGCGCGGTCTCGCGGGCGAACCCGCCCGCGCCGACGATCAGCAGGTCCTCGGTCCGTGGCGGCGGGCCGCTCATCCGCCGGCCTGTTCGCGCAGCACCGCCACCACCCGGTCCTGCTGCTCCCGCGTCATCGTGTGGAACAGCGGCAGGATCAGGGAGTCGCGGCTGATCCGCTCGG encodes:
- a CDS encoding NeuD/PglB/VioB family sugar acetyltransferase, producing the protein MSGPPPRTEDLLIVGAGGFARETAQAVRDAAAAAAAYGRAPRWRLLGHLDDDPGLHGREVDGVPVLGGSHLVHELPAARVVVCVGSPRDYAVRARLVRRLGLPGSRYATVVHPTAVVSGSSLLGAGSVLLAHCVLTAAVRLGSHVAVMPHVVLTHDDRVGDFATLASGVRLGGGVRLGRGAYVGAGALVREGTSVGAWSLTGMGSTVLADVPPGEVWAGSPARRLRAAGGPALDELRADGEETAGRWPETRMGSTVV